The Solibacillus sp. FSL W7-1436 DNA segment CTGTTCATCAAAGTCACGCATGCAATCACTCCCATTAGTTTAATAATCACGATTCTGCCTAGCGTAATTCTCCGCATGTTTCTTGTCATACTCCGCTTCAATAAATCCTGTCCCGAACCCTAAGCGTTGATATAAGCCGATGAAAGTTGATATTGCGTATTTCCAGTTATGCAGCTTGTATTCGATGCGATCAAACAGTGCGATATTCGATACCAGGTTAAACAGCGTAATATATTGATAATCCACATCACCCATTTGAGCAGCTCGTTCAATATGAGCGTTTGTGCTGTCGTCCAGTTCAACGTTTAACAGGTTGCCGATGGATAGAAGGAAATGTAATACGTCTACAAGTTCTTCTGCTACTTTTGCACGTTCAACTTGTTTCGTGAATTTCCAATACTTGAATGATTGGTATTCGTTCGCTTGTTCACCGATTTCGACCAGGCAAGCCAACAC contains these protein-coding regions:
- a CDS encoding dUTP diphosphatase; translated protein: MNLQTLLNKQNELDSYIIKKHGLENQDLLNKRVLACLVEIGEQANEYQSFKYWKFTKQVERAKVAEELVDVLHFLLSIGNLLNVELDDSTNAHIERAAQMGDVDYQYITLFNLVSNIALFDRIEYKLHNWKYAISTFIGLYQRLGFGTGFIEAEYDKKHAENYARQNRDY